The Macrobrachium nipponense isolate FS-2020 chromosome 7, ASM1510439v2, whole genome shotgun sequence DNA window AACTGATGAAGAAACTTCATAAACAGGTCAAAATTTTTGGGTTCAACAAAACCTAACGTACAGAAACAAGTACATACAGCCAACACAAGTCAAGTCATCCAACTTGAGaataatcaagaaaaaaattgacTATGTGATGAATACTCAAAcaaatgtgaatatataaaacCCAAACAGTGACATTAATTAACTGCAAGGTGGGATGGACAAAATGAGCTTGTTAATCATATAAcggtacatacattcataccagAAACAAGAACACAACAACTAATGAGATCTTGTTGGCAGGGGGAAGAAGCAGAAGTGGTCTCATTTGCATCATCAGTCCCTGCTTAAAACAACCTTGTATTGAAAGACTTggttgaaatgaatgaaaaggtcGGCAAAATGAAGCAAGTGGCTTTTTCCCCAAAATGCAAGTGGTCTTCTAgatttaaatttataattattcctCCTAACTTTCCTGCAAACAGTGCTTGGAATCCAATTTACATACCCAACTTTTTTACATCATTaccatcatttttcttatcataaaTTTTAAGTAGTTTACCTAGATAACCGAGTCAAAGTTTGTACCTGGGTGTGAATACAGCTTgaaggaaacagaaaaattcaCACCCCAAAAAGATCAATCCTACTCTAGAACATGTGACATACAAGTCAACTTCATAGGACATAAAAATTTACCATTAAAATACCATTGTCATTACTTGACAATAAAATTCTTTTGCAAAACTTATCTTCACAGTTGGAAACAACTGTCTGCACTTTGGAACCAGTTGTCTCCACTTAGAGGTTTTTGAGTTTGCACAAAAAGTTCCAAAAGTATACCCCAAaggtattaaaataaaaacttacaaattaCTAAAATCCTAAACAGCCATATGAAAGGCAGAGGaaagttcataatatttttgtagccatacatataaaaatattaattatctaCCTGAGAAAGTAATAAATTTGCAAAGTCTGCCTACTGCATGAACACACTAAAAATGAAGTTAAATCAAGTTTGTTTTGGACCTTCAATGGAAAACAAGAATAATTTCAACATAACTCTATTTCTTCGGTGAAAGCCTAAGGGAAACATTTTTGGTTGGCAAATCACATATTCCACTCTACTATTAAATAACCATTGTTGAAGAACAATTtgttaatggaaaaaaaacaaaagaaaaatttttccaTCTATGTAAAAGACTTGATCATATCTAGATTACTACCAGGGAATGAATAGTAAAGCCTTAGACCTTTCATGTGTACTGTAGGATCCTGAAGTAACTGTACTATGTCACTATCTTCTATTTTGTACACAACCTCCTTCTCAGGAAAGATGAATTCACTCTGATTTTTCCTTTCCAAATACTGGACTTCATAGTCACCACTATCAATCTTGTTTCTCACAACAGCACAGTAATGTTTGACAGATTTTTTCGAAGACAGTTTCACAACTATGTATGATCCACACTTTATCTTGTCCTTAATGCTTCCCTTCTTGGAGGAATTTATATCCTTTAAACAAACAACTGGTAAGAAATGAGAAGCTTTTTCCACTAAATTATTTTCGTGAGATCTGTCTTTGCCTGCTTTCATTTTCTTAGCTTTTGGCAATTCATTTTCAGGACTATCTCCTAAAGACTCAAGATCACTAAAACTATTACTTGTTCCACTGTAAAGATCACTCAAGCACACAAGTTCTGCATCTATGCTTTCTACTGATATTGAGTCATCACATTCCGCAATATCCCTGACAAAATTGCCAATACTGACAATTGGCTCTGGGTCATGGCAACTGCTCTCTGTCTTTATGGATTGACTGTGACTAGACACTAAATTCTCCTTGGAAGTTTCACCTGTTATCTTCCTGGCTGAGGTCCCTCTATTCAATCTCTTATTTTTGTCTTGAGTAAGAGTGGATGTTCCTGAGTGCATACAGTAGAACACATTTCATTAATCTAACCAAAACAAAAGATCACTGAAAACTTTGTTATTTTGTAGATCCCTATTGCTAATTCTTGCTGtgaattatcttttatttctttatctttattctttaaaataaaatgcatatgtaattaataacaatgaacaccaaatgaaattttatataatacatactgtaAAACTAATTTTCTAAACAAACCAATGTCATAATTCAAATTTCATTGGCAGTGTCAAATTCCCCAGATATGTAACTTTTGAAGTCTTGAAGACAGAGGAAGTGGATTACTAAAAAGTGGCTGATGATGCACGCATGCCTTCAACCCATCAGTAGGTAGTAACTGTCATTCTCCCTCTTTCACATAAACCTAACTATCATGCAGCTATAATATAGAGACTGGGAGTTGGGCACTTCATGATTGATGAGTTTGTATGAAAAAGCTAGTTTTTACTGTTCCTCGTTGAAATCTAACCTAATACTTGTTACCTGTTGATGGAAACATCCAAAAAGACAAAGTTAATCTGGTGCTTTTAGGTCTAGAGGAACACCAACTGATAAATGGGCTGGATCCTTCCACCAGCACAGATCCATCAGTATCTCTTGAAATGTCTCTATAGGGACTCTTTCTGGCTGATTTGCTGCTGACTAGAACATTGTCAGTTGTGCATGCATAGACCTCACAAGGAAAATCTATGTGGAACAAGCTTTTCCAGGGAGGTTAGTTGACCTACCAGGAAATGCCACAGTTTGGCTGGAGGACTCAGAAGTAGCTGAAACTTTTGAATAACTGACATCAACCTCGCAATTTCTATTTCCATGCTAAGATAGACTGACCATGTGGAAGGTATGAAACTGGATTTAACCAAATTAATTGTAGACCCAgggaatgacattacaaatgtgATTCCCATCTTAAAGGTGCTGCTGATTCTGACAGTAACAACTAATCATCTAAATAACTTTTTAGCCTTATGCCAAACTATGTTCCAAAGTTGCAACTGGTGCCTAGTTTCCATGAACACTGGTGAAGCTGTAGCTTTGCAAATGCACACAGTATGAAACTAATAAATCTTTCCCTTCCAGTGAATCATCTGTTGGCCTTCCTAGCAGATTGGCGTACTTCTTTATTCCTCCATCCCAAAATTCCACCAGTAAATGAATGGGATCCCAGGCTGGATCAAAACACTTTTCGCAGGGGTAGGCAGAACCCTTGAATTCACAGAAGTCTTGTGAGACAAAGCCATAGAACCTCTTGACTTCCTGTATGGGGTCACAAGGAGACTAGTAAAGAGGGAGTGCACTCCCTTTTAGAATAGACAGCCAAAGCATCTCTAACTGAAGCATCTGAATCACTAAAAGAAAGTGACTCAGAAAGTGAGGAAGATGAGCTCACAAAACTCCCTTTCTGTGGCATCAAGCCCTGATACTGAGGGAGGATACTAGCAGAATCTCTACTGCAAGCTTAAGAAGTAGCCGATGAAAGGTTACAATCAAAGACGATCCTGATTTGGTCACATTATCTAAACTATGATACCTACAATATAAAGGAACCTTGAGGAACTGCACTTATTCTATGAACAAGACTTAACTGAAGGGATTCTTTCCAAGCAgccttaaaaatacaataaggCTGTAGAATATGAATATCTGCCAGCATAATTTCCAATGCAAAAACTGGAAAAGATGACATCAGACACAGATGGAAGAATAATATTAAACTATATGGGAGGGCAAATAACAGGTTTATCAGAACAGTAAATAGATGTCACATAGTTCCAGAAGAGTTGTCTGCAGAAGGCTCATCTTACAAGGGTACATAAACTGAATGAAGAAATATCCATAGATGATTAAActgcttaagggggccggccggctaatgtccttttttaaggacaggactttgatattcataccacttaataaggtgacttgggacatgtccaaaccgcatatgattttcgcctctgaccttcagttttgtgacgccagggcgatttatcccgaaaatcaccatttttcaaattctatctcctcccttgatatttaatattaagacctgggattactaccatatatagacctgatgtagacctccaatcaaatgaagagttttttttctaaaagtcatttttttgctagatatgaatttttcaatatggtaaaaaaataaaccctataaatcaggagaaaaaaatttataaaaaaaatacgaaacaaaaattggaaaaaagggcttgatttgattgttctataatgtctttctgagttatataccaaattccaatgttatagctttaaaactaagtgagaagatagattttgaaggtcaataagtatagttttgagatacgggcgttcagttttccttcgtatttctataaagacaatgttaataaataatgattattatgaatgtatatttcttttttgtgtattaataaaccaaaactattttatttatcataatttaatcataaatgatgatccctttgctcatatatcgcagcctggggcactgcttgaggcaagatggggcactccttcctaagcaattctctctctccccttcactaactcggcttattacaccaaattttcttcttctgtatgttagcgagatgttttccttgtattttcctctttggcatgatgaaattcttgcccgaaacaaagataaacaaacgtaaaatggaagagaatgtcaagaggtgaaactcgaaggcgtactctttttacaaagacaatttaataaatcatgattattatgaatttcatattccattttgggtattgaaaaaccaaaactttgttatttatcataaatgaagatctctttgctcaaagatcgtagccttgggcatagtgtgacgtgtgctgtcaagcaagacgggggcgttactaagcaaccctcccctctctcttcactaactacgcatacattatgatattctgtaataatacttgagcgatttttcttcgtctgtatgttagcaagatgttttccttgtcttttcctcattggcatgatgaaattcttgccgaaacataaataaacatacgtaaaagcgggcgaatggcagaggtgaaatggaacgtgtagactacttgaagtctgtgatcgcattaaatcaggactggacttggtagctgagcctgaagtctccttctcgactcggggaatgactacagatgccatttctcccaatttctttgacaataattatcaaaatttatgataacaggagaaatattgcattttcttgtacggataaatgttttaggcttattgagttctctttactaattaccctgtaactacgaaagtaagaggaattttgacgaaatatttcgtatacgtattctcaattgccatatgaagctccatgaattttttcatgactttgcattttttgccctatacccccatatataagggttctggCCGGACCCCTTAAGTTACAAATGCTGTTGGTAAAGGCAAACTGGTCGAGAAGGAATTTATAGCAGGGAGGGAGGACCTAACAAAAGCCCTCCCACATCATTCCCGCAAGCATAGCAGAAATTATAAGCCCTGAATGTTTAGATATAAGATTAAAATACTGAAACATTGGATTCTGGTATAAAAAGATTTAAATACTGAATATCATAAGCACTAAGATGAGGAGCTGAATCTGAAATCTAAGTAACAGCAGACAAAGTAGCTGTTGCAGGAGTATTTCTGTTACTGACAAAGCAAGCACTGGCACAGACAGAGATGTAGTCACTGCTGCTGAAAAAGCAAAGACAACAGCATAAGGAAACTTTAATGGCTTAAAATTTCAGGTACCGGTAATGAAGGAGGAAATGCAAAGGGCTAAAAAATAGACATCAGAGAAGCAATCAGATTCCTACAATATTCAGGTTTAACACTTGACACCgaattcaaaatattctcttcaaaATCAGCCACATGTAGAGGAGAAAGAGGTGACTGAGCCAACAGCAATGGAACTGGAACGCACTGTCCAAAAGGCAGGATTAGTATAGAAGGCGGCATTATAGGAGCAACAATCTCAACAGCAATCAGAATGGGCAGCATCCAAGCAATGAGGCAGCAGTCATGCCAGCTATCTCTGGGAGTTGCTGCCAAGGGAAGGTTTGATAAGTGAACTTGCTGAGCAGCAAGGAATTGAAAATCACCAAGAGAAATCAGTTCTTTAACTTGGCTCTAAAGGGAACAGTTTCAAATGCCAATCACAGCAACAAAGATTGCAATGGTGACGAAGCAGGCAGACCAGTAGCAGGATATTCCCCTTTCCTAGACTGATAAGGTTTTCTCTTAAAATGAATCAGGTCCACTGGTCATCCAGCCAGAAGCAACAAAAACTTCACTCACTTGTTATTGGGAGCTTAGCACTGGCCCTGAGAAACAACACAAAGCAGGGAGGATCCATGTcaatgagaaaatgaaaacatgGTAAACTTCCCTGGCAGTACCTGACAAAATCATATTCCAAAAAtcaaatacatatgcatatactatatgaatTAGGAAACCTGTTATATTACACACCAACAGGAAACAAATACTTAATACtgatcaaatttttaaaaattatcaacAGTAGAAAACAATTGCTGAACACTAAAGTATAATGGAACCCAAAAATTTATACAGAAGTATAGCTTTTATGCAAAAAGGGGATCATCCAAAACAACCACTTACCAAATGATAAATGGACATATAATTAACCAGAATACAACCAACCCCAGATAATTAACCAGAATaaaaccaacacaaaaaaaaaagacttgagaGGCTGGAGAGCTTTCATGACTATGATAACAATCACCAAGATTTGCAAAAGAATGAGACCAGTAGTCTCTACATCACAGCAAATTAAggctaattattttttatgggtTTGTCTGAAACAATTACAATGAGTAAATTCTTCTCATtgcaattatcatcattatcattacatattattattatcattattattattactgttattattatggaTAAGGTACTTTAAAAAGCCCATGGAGTCACATACACAACAACAATGACAAATGCCAAGAAAGTGAAGAGAAGCaagaaatattcaatatttgtaAAAACAATGATTTCGACTTCAAATGAACAAGATAACTGCTTTTTAGCATCACAGAACAATTACCAGTCTCACTATATTCATCAACAATTTACAGGGTGAAGACATATGATTTAGCATTTTTAACCTAATAAAGAAGATGAACAGGTGTAAAGTTGTAATGTATATCATTCAACGGCAGCATTCATTGAGAATATAAAACAATCCCCTTTATATTTTAAACCCTAAAAACTCAGCTAACCTAATTTCAGAAGGATGTTTTTATTAGATTGTAATaataaaacctttaaaattaTTCAATTCACAGTTTTTAAATCCTACAAATTTTTACCTCCCTTTTTGTCTATCTGGTTGTTTGTTAGTATGATCTGAGCTTAATTACTATGTACCTACCTCATGTGTTTCAATGTATTATGCCTAATTATATTTTAACTATCATTTCCAACACTGCTGCCATACTACTATTGAAAAGGATAAGTATGGTACtggtaaaaaacttattcaaaacAATAATTACCTGTCGTAATTTCATCCTCAGGGACAGATGCATCGATGCATGTTTCCAATTTTTCTTGCCACCTCTGAATTTTCTCTaaagtttcttgaattttgtTCTCATTGGCTGTCTTCTCTTGCTGAACCTTGGAAACTTTAGCCTCATATGTTCGTTTTAACCTTGCTAACTTTTggtcaatgtttttatttttgttgttcagTTCAAGCAACAAAGTAGTTAGCTCTGTTAGCTTGTTTGGTCTACTTAAACCATTGGCCTGATCTGAACACTCTTGAAACACAAAACTCTCCCTGTTTACCGAGGATAAACCACAACTCTCATTAACTACATTTTCTGAAAACGCAACATGATTTGTGCCAGTGCTACAGTGCAGTTCTTGAGACGGGGGACTTAAAATTCTGTCATTTACACTACATGCATAATCAAAGtcttcagtttctatggtaatgTCATGGTCATCAAAGTacttttcattaatttccttCTTAATTGGTATCTGCTCTGTCATATTTAATTCTATGAACTGATTTCCTACAGTCTGATTGTTTGTTTTCATAGAATCCCCAGTCGCAACACTTGAGAGACTACTTGTGTTTATAGACACAGACTCTTTTTGCACATGAGGTGTTTTACCAGATGAGCCAACAGATTTCCTTGTATCTAAGATGTTTTGACACTTTATGACTATTCTTTTCTTGGTGtgtccatttatatttatttttggtaaaaaattttgatttttcttgGAAGAATCTTGAAATCCCTTACTCAAAGACCTTGTCAATGTTGGAAACTGGACTGTTGGCTCACCGTATTTACCAAAGCCAAGGAATGGAAAGCCCCCATCCTCCTCAAATAAGGACAAAGAATCAAAATCTCTTGTATTTTTtctgtgaaaataaaacaaatattttaaattaaaaaaattttccaacTCCAATGTTTGGAAGCCAAAAGGTTCTTACTTTTATCAGTGCCTTGCTGCTCACTGGGCAGACATACTGAGTACTGAACCACTGTTAACAAGCAGAACAAGCAACCAAACTCACTCCTGCCATCTCACTAATCTTGTAGTAATTGACTAACGATTTTCACaataggtatgtatgtagtatatgtaaaaatgacaatttgtcgaaaattgcatttttcctaactatacaaacctgaggtcctttaacaataggaagtagctagcggcagctggaacggtcgtaagcttcgaacaaggggagaacggtagttaactgcttgtccgatcgtcgcgcgccgcgcgactgggaggtaaacaaatcacttttgcttttggcccatgcaaaatacgcagagtgaggggtggcatgaggagggactatatgttaaaggacctcaggtttgtatagttaggaaaaatgcaattttcgacaaattgtcatttgttccgatacgtaatacaaaccctcggtcctttaacaataggaagactcacttcttggtgggaggaatctgagtctttttgatgaacagactggtgttcgtccatccctggaatgcctccctggtcgtaagagggagggagggatccaagcctctgtccgattgatcggggtgtgcaccgcaggatcaatggtcagacctctgggccgagtactaagagagaggcaagcgtatctctttgtaccagcattgtaagaactttttcctttacatgagcaaatgtaaagtaatgggtttgtctcatgtcggcatccactttctcccccttgttggagaaaggggtggatatttactcctatctctagttaaagaggtaggatggagctctgttgaatagcttacctgcatctgactcccttccagcaaggtaacgaccgtatccctctgcccacaggtagaggtagaaaaagatggtgaagagaagccagtcactctctcattcacgcattcattctcccagtcataccaggaatcgatgctgttctgcctgctcgggtgctggtaagcttacacaacgtgttgagcagccaccacaggtcccaaggaaaaagtatccaaggacgtgtgggcaatatcccgaaagtagaaggacgtgaaggtagtctggttggcccagacgcctgccttcaggacctgcgccacggagaagttcttacggaacgctaaggagggtccgatacctctgacttcgtgggctctcggacggagcgtacggatgtcgtcgctaccatcagcttcgtacgctctcctgatcacctcacgcagccagaaagaaagcgtgttcttggagacttctttcttggtaaccccagtgctaacgaagaggcgtcgacactcaggcctgagatgtcgagttctcttcagatagcgccgtagcgccctcacagacaaagcagcatctcatccgctcattatcggtgaagtccaggagggaggggatcgtgaaagacctcgaacctgtcgtcagggatcgacggattctgagtcttagctacgaagttcgggacgaaatcgagcgtcacagatccccagcctctggtatgtttaacatcataagaaaggccatgtagttcccctactctcttcgccgatgccagggcagcaagaagagggtcttgagggtcagatccctgtctgacgactctcggagtggctcgaagggtcttcgagtcaaactcctaagtacgagagtcacatcccacgcagggggcctgagttccctgggtgggcaagacctttcgaagctcctcattagcaaggatatctcgaacgaattccagatgtccagtcccctcagttttaggacgagagccagggcggctctatatcccttaactgtgggtactgagaggagcttctctcggcgaagaaacacgaggaaatccgctacctgctgaaagagtggctctgagaggagacagaccctgtctacgacaccaaccaacagaagacggcccacttcccctggtacacagctgcagaggactgtcggacgtgtccagccatctctgttgctgcgctacgagaaaagcctctcgttcgcaagagatggtggataacagccagccgtgagtTGAAGGGCTGGCTCGCTTGGTAGGTACCcggttctacgtgtggctgggctagaaggttgtgccaagtgggtagctctctcggtgcgtccgcaagaagagccagcaggtccggataccaaacggcggttgtggtcgtttgggagccaccaggatcattctgagattgggagtgaccagcgctcgactgatcactttccgaatcagacagaagggaggaaaggcgtaagcgaagaggttgtcccaggggtgttggagagcgtcctctgcagctgcccatgggtcctggcacagctgaaaagaaaacctgaagttttctgttgtgccgggtggcgaacaggtctacgaccggtcgcccccacaggttgaagagcctttccgccacgtcttggtgtagagaccattcggtccctatcacctgatcccgacggctgagcttgtctgctactacattcctcttgcctggaatgtagcgtgctgacagctctatcgagtgagccgtggcccactcgtgcaccaccctgcaccgtcaactgatggagcggaagagaacACTAgaccccccctgcttgttgacatatgccactactgtggtgttgtcgcacatcaacaccactgagtgtcccaccaagcggatcctgaaactcttggagagcgttgaaccgccgccttgagttccaggacattgatgtgaaggtgcttctgtGATGGTCCGACACTGCAGTcaagcaactcctccaggtgtgcgccccatccctcggtcgatgcgtctgagaacagaagcatctccggggggggagtgcgtatggcactcctcttaagaggtcttgtcgtcgagccaccaggctaggtcctgctaCCTTGtcccgtgatagccacgggaaagtaaggaggatccttggcctgagaccaactctcccttagtctccactggagagaccgtaggtgaagacgcccgtgaggggacTAAACTtcctcgagtgacgacagatggccgatcacgacttgccattgctgtgctgcctcttcctgccgagacaggaaccggccggctgcctccctgaatttgctgatacgcaagtctgcgggaaagacttgccctgctaccgtatctatcagcatacccaggtacttcatcttctgcttgggttcgaggtcggacttctcgtagtttatcacgatccccagatcgcgacaaaacttgaggagtcgatctctgtcctgtagcaactgcgagcgggagctcgccaggactagccaatcgtcgagatacctcagaagacgtatcccgttcgaatgggcccaagccgacaccagagtgaacactcgcgtgaacacctgtggggcggttgagagaccgaaacaaagtgaccctgaattggtacaccatcccgtcgaagatgaagcggaggtactttctggaggactgatggatgggtatttgaaatacgcgtccttcaggtccactgaaagcatgaaatcgttccccctgatcgagtcgagcactgagcgtgccgactcccaTCGTGAGCCGCGTCGtggaacgaagcggttcaggggagagaggtctatcaccggacgccagccccccgatgccttctccactaggaagaggcggctgtaaaagcccggtgactggtcctccacgatttctacagctcgtttcgccagcatggtctgatctcctgtcgaagagcgttgtcctttgctgatccccggccactataggtctgtagatggaccggtttggagatgaggggggccgagactcgaagggtagtagatatccctcccgaaggacgtctactatccagttcggcgccgtagcgctgccaagtcgcccaatggctcgccaggcacccccccacacccttccggcagcaggtgaggggaacgccgtccctagcgtttccctcctcgtttcgacttctttccagcaccaattcacctcggggaaaggagggctgggaggagggctggttgcggcctcctctagcagaagttgaaacagctggagtcttcacacggggtttggacggtgcaaccgtcttcgccgccgtggaagcgctagccaagctctttggtttggccgcagttactcgagattgcccagaaacctttCGAAGActactgcctggtggactaagcggtcactctcgtcagtgcgcccgccgttccaccgcagcgtccatctctccaggaaagagagctggggaactcctaagaggtccatttcgtagcccgagtgccgcctcacgcccggcccccttggtcactcaggtaaggactgcgtccctacgtcgaaagaaccaagttggcccacaggtttagcagtctgatgggcgaggtaagagattgctcttcctccagactggcacagtcctcctgaaagaagcgtcgtcttcgagagcagaactcccggagccggccgctactttggatattgtgagggaccacaaatccaaccaggaaaactgcctggaatgctgccatagcggtagattccagggcaagtgcctcctgctgtgagaaccataggttctccgacaggagctgctgcagggacacacctggagtcagcctcgctaactccgggttaacctgtttcggcagtatcgggtccttccgaaggcacgtaaaatcgcctctgtcgctgtagaggaggaggaagcagcttagaggaccgtccggattttagcgagtcctcccgtcctgagacgagattctccacctgatccaggaccgagtccgcaagctctgatcgtggcaaccccaccatcattttgggctccctcttgggaccccaaaatgattcgagccgggacgtgggccctctgctggtggtagcgacgatccttccgcaaggtcattatgcagacgcatcagcttaaggtgacctctgcgaagttcctctgtatctcaggcgttacagcgtcttgtggagtaggaccgtccagtccctccagcaagagcatatccctcgatactcctccttcagaaggaggaacagcgacagacccctgacggtcgcctccaactacttgcgcgtacgttctggtcggtcctaagaccgtgcctgagccgttaCGGGCGTCATAAGGGGGGCtggggtcacgagcggcgcacctctcgtgatcgctccatcggtacctcgctcctccc harbors:
- the LOC135217297 gene encoding uncharacterized protein LOC135217297, producing the protein MALLRVLEGVCELYENFQNDATNKTPVPSSLQPRVNIKRLTSADLARISKKPVTKNTRDFDSLSLFEEDGGFPFLGFGKYGEPTVQFPTLTRSLSKGFQDSSKKNQNFLPKININGHTKKRIVIKCQNILDTRKSVGSSGKTPHVQKESVSINTSSLSSVATGDSMKTNNQTVGNQFIELNMTEQIPIKKEINEKYFDDHDITIETEDFDYACSVNDRILSPPSQELHCSTGTNHVAFSENVVNESCGLSSVNRESFVFQECSDQANGLSRPNKLTELTTLLLELNNKNKNIDQKLARLKRTYEAKVSKVQQEKTANENKIQETLEKIQRWQEKLETCIDASVPEDEITTGTSTLTQDKNKRLNRGTSARKITGETSKENLVSSHSQSIKTESSCHDPEPIVSIGNFVRDIAECDDSISVESIDAELVCLSDLYSGTSNSFSDLESLGDSPENELPKAKKMKAGKDRSHENNLVEKASHFLPVVCLKDINSSKKGSIKDKIKCGSYIVVKLSSKKSVKHYCAVVRNKIDSGDYEVQYLERKNQSEFIFPEKEVVYKIEDSDIVQLLQDPTVHMKGLRLYYSFPGSNLDMIKSFT